A DNA window from Myxocyprinus asiaticus isolate MX2 ecotype Aquarium Trade chromosome 15, UBuf_Myxa_2, whole genome shotgun sequence contains the following coding sequences:
- the LOC127453004 gene encoding glycylpeptide N-tetradecanoyltransferase 2-like codes for MMAEDSESAASQQSLELDDQDTCGIDGDNEEENEHRQGSPGGDLGAKKKKKKQKRKKEKPSSGGTKSDSASDSQEIKNPAIPMQKLQEIQRAMELLSTCQGPAKNIEEATKHKYQFWDTQPVPKLNEVVTTHGPIEPDKENIRQEPYSLPQGFIWDTLDLSNAEVLKELYTLLNENYVEDDDNMFRFDYSSNFLRWALRPPGWLPQWHCGVRVSSNKKLVGFISAIPADIYIYDTLKKMVEINFLCVHKKLRSKRVAPVLIREITRRVNLEGIFQAVYTAGVVLPKPVSTCRYWHRSLNPRKLVEVKFSHLSRNMTLQRTMKLYRLPDSTRTPGLRLMVEGDVKQVTSLLKKHLSQFHLRPFLGEEEVKHWFLPQENIIDTYVVEGSGGVLTDFISFYTLPSTVMHHPMHKSLKAAYSFYNVHTETQLIDLMNDALILAKLKGFDVFNALDLMGNKTFLEKLKFGIGDGNLQYYLYNWKCPPMDPEKVGLVLQ; via the exons ATGATGGCGGAGGACAGCGAGTCCGCGGCCAGCCAGCAGAGCCTGGAGCTGGACGACCAGGACACCTGCGGCATCGACGGAGACAACGAGGAGGAAAATGAACACAGGCAGGG GAGTCCTGGAGGAGATCTCGGtgcaaagaagaaaaagaagaaacagAAGAGAAAGAAGGAGAAACCAAGCTCAGGAGGAACCAAGTCTGATTCTGCCTCTGATTCTCAGGAGATAAAG AACCCTGCCATTCCCATGCAGAAACTACAGGAAATTCAGAGGGCTATGGAGCTCCTGTCCACCTGTCAAGGTCCAGCCAAAAACATAGAAGAGGCCACAAAGCACAAGTACCAGTTCTGGGACACTCAACCCGTACCCAAACTCA ATGAGGTGGTGACAACTCATGGGCCAATTGAACCAGATAAAGAAAATATCAGACAAGAGCCATACTCCCTCCCACAGGGCTTTATATGGGACACACTGGACCTCAGCAATGCTGAAGTG CTGAAGGAGTTATATACTTTGCTGAATGAAAATTATGTTGAGGATGATGACAACATGTTTAGATTTGACTATTCTTCTAACTTTCTGAGATG GGCATTACGACCCCCGGGTTGGCTGCCCCAGTGGCACTGTGGTGTGAGGGTTTCATCCAATAAAAAACTGGTTGGGTTCATCAGTGCCATTCCTGCAGACATCTACATCTACGACAC GTTGAAGAAGATGGTGGAGATAAACTTCCTGTGTGTGCATAAAAAATTGCGCTCGAAGCGTGTTGCTCCTGTACTAATCCGCGAGATCACACGGCGGGTCAATTTAGAGGGAATTTTCCAGGCTGTTTACACTGCTGGTGTGGTCCTGCCCAAACCCGTGTCCACATGCAG ATACTGGCATCGCTCTCTAAACCCCAGGAAGCTTGTGGAGGTGAAGTTTTCCCACCTCAGCAGAAACATGACGCTACAACGAACAATGAAACTCTACAGATTACCTGAT AGTACACGCACCCCTGGTTTGAGGCTGATGGTAGAGGGGGATGTAAAGCAGGtgacatcacttctgaagaaacaCCTGAGTCAGTTTCACCTGCGGCCTTTCTTGGGGGAGGAGGAGGTCAAGCACTGGTTCCTACCACAAGAGAACATCATCGACACTTATGTTGTTGAG GGTTCTGGTGGGGTGCTAACAGACTTCATCAGTTTCTACACCCTGCCATCCACAGTGATGCATCATCCGATGCACAAAAGCCTGAAGGCTGCTTATTCCTTTTACAATGTCCATACAGAGACACAGCTCATAGACCTGATGAATGATGCTCTCATCCTAGCCAAACTG AAaggttttgatgtttttaatgcaCTGGATCTAATGGGCAATAAGACTTTCTTGGAAAAGCTCAAGTTTGGGATTGGAGATGGTAACCTGCAGTATTACCTGTACAACTGGAAATGTCCCCCCATGGACCCAGAAAAG GTTGGccttgttttacagtaa